Below is a genomic region from Aquila chrysaetos chrysaetos chromosome 13, bAquChr1.4, whole genome shotgun sequence.
tgctgtttcttccccttctccttctccttcctcttcctcaccctcTTTGGCTTCTTCAGATTCTTCCTTAGCAcctttgaaagacaaaaagaagtatttcacaTCTATGTACTGTTCCTAATCCCAATTTAAGGGGAGCCAGCACACCTGCACCCTTCAACCCAACACATTCGGATGGCAGCCAGCTAAACATGACAGGGCTGGCAACTGATTTTGCATGAAAGCAGGGACATTTATCTGGGACTTGCAAGGCAGAACAACAAAACTACACAACCAACTTATCCTAGATTTCAGAGGGAGTGAAACACTTTATAGGTCTTTTCAAAACCATGGCCTTGAAAAATATTGACCCTGGACTCACTGCTTTAAGCCTTATCCAAAGGCTTGAGTTCAAAATGGAATCTTGCCATTGCTCTCCAATTGGCTCTTTAGCTATCATTTCATTATAATTAATCTTTACACTAATAAACTCCTAGAATAGCTCAATGGCAACCAATGCATTTCAGGTATGTTTAGGTTAAATCCTTCAGAGCCATGCAACTGAAGTTGGGAAAAGCAACCCTGGGTACtattccttctcattttctttaaaatgagagTCTGGCAAATAAATTATGTTGCAGCAAGGAAGTGGCATATACTTTGCTTGAACAAGAAAACTACCTAGACCTCAGGCAATAGATACTGCTATCCACTGAACCCAACAGTTACCTCCACAGACATCAGCTGATGTTCCTATTATCACAGGCTACTCTCTGGAAATTAGTATTTAGCCCAGGATGTCCTCATCCCTTCTTTTTGAGGATGTCTGTAATGCTAAGTACTGTTTGCTGCTGCATGAATGTGATATTACATGCTGTTGAAGTATTATCATTCCTGTTTGTGGAAacttgaatggaaaaaaaacccacccagtGACTTCCAAGGGAATATCATCAGTCCTACAATCCGCCTGATATTGAATGTTTACCTTATCTTCCATTCAATGTTCAGGCTTTCCTGCTTAAATGCTGTGTGCTTAATCCCATGATCCTCTGCTCACGTGAGCAGACAAGGAGAGAGGTCTAATCATTAGACTTAGTCATCAGGATTTCTGGGTTTTACCCCGTATAAGCAGGGTGAAGCATGAAAGAGAGGGATTTGAAAGTAACTATAAGTACCTTCCTCCTCTTGTTCAGCCTCTTCAcctcctgcttcttcctcaccttcctctttctcttcctcctcacctTCTTCTGCAGGTGCTGCCTTGGCTTCTGCCACTTTAGCAGCCTCAATTGTTTCCTCTATTTCAATCTGCTCTTCCTGAACATGACTGGAGTAGTATGTGGGGAAGGAACGGGTTGTCATCAGGTAGGAGCTGGACTGGAGACCACTGTAGGCAGACCTGCCAAAAGTCGGGGCAGTCTGGGTGTAGCCACTGGTGATGCTTCCAACGCTAGTGAAACTGAGTCGGGTCTCTTCACCTTCCAGCAGTTTCCTAGCagacaaaaagcaagcagaaatgaCTTAGTTGTGCTGCAGCAGTATTCAGCAGATTCAGCTAAGGACCAAGATACTATGATGCTTTGAGCAGCACAAGCCCTAGAAACTGCATACTTAGGAGTGCAAAAACTAGCCTATAATGAATAACTATGTGGCAATGCTACCCTATCTTCTTGgaaaaatttgtttcagatGTGTGCATTACTGGTGAATTAATACTTTTCCTTGTTAGAAGAAATAATGGGGAAAAGGTCTCTAGGATTAGGTTCCTATAGCAGGTGAGGTTAGAATTGTATATTGGTAACCTGTAGGGTTTCAGAGAACGATGCAGATTTAACAATTTGATGTTATGTTCAGCTATTAGACAGGGTTTATAGTCACTTTCTCAATATTCCCCCTTGTGGCATTCACAGAAATTCTGTTTCGGCATTTGCCACGTCTAACAGTATCTGGGACAAAACAttaaacagctatttaaaagcaattctgctgtaaaatatttgctttgcagGAGATTGCTTCTGCAAGCTGGAAACAAAGCCCGTTCTTAAAAGCATGTAAGAGGCTTCCAATTTTGAGAGCACAGCCATCTGTATTAAGAAGTTCCACTGACACAAAAATCTCTTCACTGTATGTACAGAACAGGTATTTTTATCTGTAAAGATGGAGAACCGAGATCATATATTGCTGAGCTAAGAGTTCtgtatgcatatacatacacaccATTATACTCGCTTAGGTTTGCTCCACTGAAGATTTTGCTTTAAGCAAGTATTTTACCTCAAAAGCACTGCTTCTTCCAATAGCAAGACAATGGAGAAGACCTGATTAAACTGACACTTATCTATGAAAATTTCTGCTGGAGGAgtgataaataaaattaattctcttgAAGAGAGAACGGGAACCTGATCCCTTACTAAAACATTCCCCCCATCCTACCTATACGCTGCGATTTCAATGTCCAGGGCCATTTTCACATTGAGCAGATCTTGATATTCCTTCAAATACCGAGCCATTTCACTCTTCGTGGTTCTCAGCTCGTTCTCTAATTTGTTGATTGTATCCTGTTGGAAGTAACAATATCGACAGGGTAAAATTCTTAATTCCTCCATATCTAGCAGTAATATCTTGCAAGGAATTTCTCCAATCCTATTAACTTAATCTTGCTCTCGCAGACAGAAAGCGAACGTCTCCAACTCCACCCTCAGCCAAAAGGGCACCATTTACCAAACCCCACCTTCCCTGGCAGGGTTTTCCCACCCCTATACCCACTCCCTGTTATTCCATCCTTATCTAATGTCAAGAGCCCCGTTTTCTGCTATGTGAGGACTAAACACCCCTGTACCCACACCCTGCTATTCCATCCCTATTTAATAGCCCCGTTTTCTGCTACGTGAGGACTAAACACCCCTGTACCCACACCCTGCTATTCCATCCCTATTTAATAGCCCCGTTTTCTGCTACGTGAGGACTAAACACCCCTGTACCCACACCCTGCTATTTCCATCCCTATTTAAGAGCCCCGTTTTCTGCTACGTGAGGACTAAACACCCCTGTACCCACACCCTGCTATTCCATCCCTATTCAACGTTACGAGCCCGGTTTTCTGCTACCCGAGGACTAAAGCACGCACGAAACTCGTTTTGTTTCAAGCCTCTACGTGCTTTTTCTAGTTTTAGCTTAAGGATGCGCCTTTTCTTGGCGCGACACAGTTAAGGGTTCACGGGCACACAGACGAGCGATGCCTGGCGCACCGCGGCGGCGGGAGCTAGAAGCGATGCCCCCGTGTCCAGGGTGGCCCCCgacagcctccccccccccccccccccccacctgcagGGCGGAGATGTCGGCGCtctgcttctcttccagctcctgcagctgcttctccagcgCCTCGTTCATGCCGCGGGTGGCCTCGATCTCCAGCGTCTTGGCCTTGAGCAGGCGGCGGCTCTCGGAGACCTCGTCCTTGGCGGCGCGGACGGCGTCGGTGTTCTTGGCGGCGCTCTCGCTGAGGACGGTGAAGCGGCTGCGGAACCACTCCTCGGCGTTCTGCATGTTGCGAGCCGCCAGCTTCTCGTACTGGGCGCGGATGTCGCGCAGGGCGGCCGAGAGGTCGGGCTTGGCCGACACGTCCATCTCCACGGAGAGGTGCGCGTACTGGATCTGCGCCTGCAGCTCCGCCAGCTCCTCCTCATGCACCTTCTTGAGGAAGGCCAGCTCGTCCAGCAGGCTGTCCACCCGCTTCTCCAGCTCCGCCCGCGCCAGCGCCGCCTCGTCCGCGCCCTTGCGCACCTCCAGCAGCCGCGCCTCCGCGTCCTCCCGgctcagcacctcctcctcGTAGCGCGCCTGCAGCCCGCGCAGCGTCTCCTCCAGGCTCTCCCGCTCGCCCTGCAGCGCCTGCTTCTCGCTCGTCGCCTCCTCGGCGGCCAGGCGCAGCTCGCGGATCTCCTGCTCGTAGAGGGCGCGGAAGCGGGAGGGCTCGGCGTGCTTCTGCCGCAGCACCAGCAGCTCGGCCTCCAGCACCTTgttctgctgctccagctcGTGCACCCGCTCGATGAAGCAGGCGAAGCGGTCGTTGAGGTCCTGCAGCTGCGCCCGCTCCTGGCTGCGGATGGACTTGAGGTCGTTGCTGATGGCCGCCACCTGGCTCAGGTCGAGGCTGTCCACCGAGTGCAGGAGGGAGCCCGAGGCGCTGGACGCGGCGTAACTGCGCCGCACCGACACCGAGGAGACGGGCGCCGACAGGCTGGAGTACGCCGAGCGCGCCGAGCTGTAGCCGCCGCCGCTGCGCATCGCCGAGACGTGGAGCCGCGGGCTCTCGGCGTACCGCCGCTTGTAGGACGGGAAGAACGGGTCGTAGCCGTACGAGCTCATGGTTGCGGGAAGGCGGACGGGGTAAGGGGAGGCTGCCGGCGGCTGCTCTGCGGACCGGCGCCGCCCGACCGCCCCTATTTAtcggcggggagggagggcgggcgAGCGGGCGCAGccgccgggcggggcggggcggtgcCGCGCTGAGGTACGGGGCGGTGCCGCGCTGAGGTACGGCTCGCTGCGGCCCTCGCGTAGCTCCGCGCCTCGCCGCGGGCTCCGGGCGGGCTGTGGCGGGGCGGGTGAGCGGGTGGGTGGGTGCTCCCTGTCAGCTTGTGCCGGCGTGGCCCCGTCGGAAGCGCCTGGGCATCGCCCTCGCCTCAGGCCCGCTTCGGGCTCGCCGGGGGCTTCTCTCGGGCCCCCCTTCGGGCCTGCTTGGGGCCCACCTCGCCTCAGGCCTAGCtgctgttccccccccccccaacctgccAGGCTGTGCGTAACACCCCTCTCTCCTCATCCCCCGCTTCCTCACAACCCCCCCTGGCAGAAGCCCTGGGGAGGTTGTGGCGGGGGTCTCGGGGAGGCCCGGCACCTCAGCGAGGCTGGGGTGCGCGCAGCCCTCGCTGCACCTCAAAACCCTCGGACCGCCTACGTAAAGAGCGTGTTTTTCTCCTTCGATTGGCGGTTTTCGCAAGGTGTGTGCGTGCTCTTTGAGTTCTCGCTGCCCTGGCCGTGTCCTTTATTGCAAGTGGTTCCTAACAACCAGGTAACGACGTGAATGCAGAAACAAATATGGCGTGTGGTTTGCAGTCCTAGCAGAATACATTAACGTCTAGTTACCTAGCTTTGCTTCCTCTGTTCCTTGAAACTCTCCAGAGGCAAGCCTGTCTGAGACTTGGACTATGGAGACTGAATATTTTATCCTTGCCTAATCTGGCTAATCCAGAGACTAAAGCTGGACAGCAGCGTCGCAGCTATGTCTCACCCAGATTATTAGCCACTGGctgattaaaacaaagcagtatttaCATAGTAGAGATTTATCAGAAGTAAGCGGGGAACGTATTGAGCACGGACTTCACTGGATGCTCAAAAAGGCAACGATAATTTGTCTCCCAGAGTCAGAAGGGCAAATATATTACCAACCAAACTCTTCAAAGTTTTCTTGAGGAAGGAATAAATGTAGGCACGGGTTGGGGGATGTTTATTAAGAGAGAGATACCACAAAAATGCTTGTTGCTTCctaaagaaaggggaaggacTTGGTAACAGGCATAAATTAATCTGTATGCCTGTCACTAATTGCAAGGGTACTTAAGTAGTTCTGGCACAAAGGTGTTTGCTTAATACCAGTCATCTAGGGAAGGTAGAGTGAGGTTGACTTTAATCATGTTTCCTACTGTCTTCTAGTGATCTCAAACAGAACGTTACCTGTTGTGTGGTGTCATTTCCGTATGTTTCAGGGTACTTGGATATGAGGGATATTAAGCTGTGAAGGGCAATGGCTCATCAGAGGTACAAAGCTGCAGTCTCTTTTCATCTGAGCTCATGCTAGATGGAATGAACTATACTAAGAGCTAGTAAAGGCTTATGTGTCACTATATCACAGTAGAGCTGATGAGAGATGTTACTTTGCAAATCTAAAGCATCCCTCTGAAGATCAATGGAATTGCTCTTGATTTATAAGCACTGCAAGTGAGGCTTCTGCTcaaaattttattcaaaatttgTGATTTAAATGTCAGTAGCAATTGCATTCATGCATGTTAGAACAGCTATCCATTATTCAGGCACTGAATATGCAAAGTATAGCAGCACAGGTTTAGTTTTGTGTGCTAATACATTTTAGCTTTAACAGAGATTGGTTTTGTCTTTTGCCCCAAAGAGGTAGCTTGTGTGGCTTGCAGAGCACCCCGGGAAGAAATGAGCAATATAGACATTATAGCAGATGGAAAGATGCGCAGCAGGCTTGGCCAGAGGTTCAGTGAGCTTCTAAACACAAATTGGTCTGGGATACTGAAGTAAAGCAAACTGGAATACCTTGTTTCATGCCAATGGATTTATGCTAATCTCCCCTACATTCAATTTGAGTGTAAGATTTAATTATTAATCATATCGTTTATTATAGCGTGTATTAATAAATGAATATACCTCAGCTTCTAAAAATAACTGCACTTCATATCCCAGGAAAATAAGCTTTGTAATTGTAGGCTGTTAATAttctttctcatatttttttaGAGAgggaaaatgagcagaaaaccCCTTCCTCTCTGCCAGCAGTGTGTGCCAGAAGATGGGAAAGTATGTCTGCAGACAGCCCTGCAGTGTTGAGTTTCAGTGTGACTCAGAGGTAAGGATGAAGCTTTGCTActataatgaaaagaaagctaCTACTGAAGGCATCCTACTTCGGAAACTTGTATTTCCAGGTACAAGGTAGTGCTGACTCTGATTTCCCCATTCTCTTTGTCTcccttttgttgctttttgccATAATGCAGAGGCAACATGCCTTGATATGTTATTGTTAGAAAAATCATTGAAGTAGTAGTGAACAGAGGAACGGGATAAAGAGTGGCTTCCAACTAGAATGAAATGGTCTGTGCCATTTGTCTCATTTTTGTTTAAGACTGCATTGaaaaaagcaggcaggcagTCACTAGAGATGAGCTGAGTCACCCAGCAGCTTAGCATTATGTCCCTTTCCATGTGCTGAAGCTAAAGCTGCTCTCTTGCTGTTTTAGTTAATTGTGAGTGTCGTGATTTCATCTAACGCAAACTTCAGGTTAGAAGAACCCCAAGTCCAGGTTCATCCCTTGAAAACCTCCCCTAGGCTGGCTGACCTAAATAATATGGATTATCATGATGAATGATACAGAAATAATGGTAGTGATGTGCTAAAATGGCAGGTGTGCAGTCACATACTACTGCTGCATAAGCAAAGCAAGCAACTCCATGAAAATACATTCCTGTTTGTACATTTTCCTCTGCTACCTACTATGTAATTAGCACGTACTCAGTGTAGGAATGGCATTTCCTCAAGGAAGAGTTTAGGTCTAGGCCCTGTGCTAGGGCCTCACTGAGCACCAAGAAGTTACTTGAATACAACCAGAGTCATTGAAAATTCCCCTATGCTGCAAAACACTTGGTCATTGAAGTCTAGTggggtttcctttttttttttttttcatcatagaATGGTTTCCTCAGCAGAAAGTGTAACAAGTACCTTTGGGGTTGAAGTGGATGGCAGAATGAAGTCTGCACTGTCTGCTCCTGGTCTTATTTCAGGAGCATAAAATTGAGCAGACCTgagtcagaaaagcaaaagcattgttcatacttttttttctttctttattgtttCTACTCCATAAAGGCACAGCTTTGAGAGAGTGGGGAATCAGGCACTCCCGCTGTTGCAAATGTTATGTAGCTCTGATGTGTTGCACGGCgtcatatttttttatacagtATATAAAATGAGATCGTAGGAGCTGATCTATGTGTGGTACCTATACTCAGAAAAACAGGCACCTGAGAGATACTATGCACAGTAAAGTATGATTAAGGAATTTCCTTTCCCAGTGTTCTGTAATGGTTTATAAATCTACTGCAGATTTAAAAAGTAACATATTGGCATTCAGTGGCACCACGTTTTATGGATTGATTGATTTTTATTGATAAGATTGATCAGAGCAgttctgaaggagaaaggggagagctGGAACAGGTCCATTGTAGCAGTCAACACTTTGTGCCAGTATTTAGTGCCATGGGAATGCAGTAGAGCATGCCTACGGCTGAGCTGTCCCTATAGGTCCTTTTATTGATCTTACCACAGAGAGGTGAGttgcaaaaactgaaaaagagaattCTCATCAGAGCCCCTGGGAACTCCATCTGAGAAAAGTCTGGTTAAGGATTTTGGAGTTGCCCTACAATGCTTTCTGTGCTTATAGCTACTTCTTTCTTTAAGACTTCTAGGAGTGGGGGAAACCCTGAAGAAATTTCTTTGGGATTTATTCTCGTGTGTGCTAGAATTTATACATCTGTCTGGGCTGGTTTTAAATTCTGACCCTATGCTGAACACACTTGAGAATTGCTGTTGGATGTCACTAATATTCTACCTATCCGGGGAATATTTTGAAAGTCACAAGCAGGAGCAGTGGGTCCCATTTACTTTCCCTTGTCCTGAAGTTAGGAACTTATGTATATGTCTAAAATGATATCAAAATCTCTGAGTGAGTTGAATTGAAAtgtgcaaatgaaaatgctCTGTTCTACTTTGATTCTCTTAAtcctgcagcatttttcttttatgaattgGAATGAATCTTGCATTTTAGGAAGTCTGCTTCCTCTATTCCAAACAGCCCTTTTAATATGAGACAACACTAACATGAATTTTCAAAGCCCACGCAGAATTTTGTCTGCAAGGACTGAAATGCAGTATCTGgaagacacagaagaaatgctAATAAGTATTTAACTTACTTCTTTTGAACAgttatttgctttgtttgtgcCATATATAGTAAGTGCCTCAGCagcttttatgattttattatcGCTTACACCAATTTTGTTCTGCTGCGCACAGTAACATTAATTTGCTCACTTTGAGTTTGTTCTGTCTCTTGATTACAAGAGCCAGAGGAAACAGCCAGCCACTTCTTTCATCTGAGCTCTATCAATGAATGTCTAATTAGAAGGTTCATTAGCTTTGTTTACTCTTTGGATCAGGACTCCAAGCTAGGCCACAAAACCTGATGGCAGATTCCTCCTTGCAGTTTCAAGGGTTAGTTCTTAACTCCCAGAATCAATTAAATAgatgttctgcttttgtttgattCCAGCAattaaacataaacaaaaaggTTCTTGGACAAATAAAACTCCCCTaccctgccagctgcagagcaaTGTATGTGGTTTGAAAAAGCCTACTCAGCCCATTTTGAAAGAGATCATTTACTCATTTGCAAAGTCTCATTGCTTTGAACGGGTCTTCTGCCAACGTGAGAAATCAGGGATTAGACTCAAGAGACCGAGGGCCACATCAGAAGCGTGTTGTAAGTTGGCAGTGGGCTGTAGGCTTCACTGAAGTCCTGCCACTTAAGGCTACCTGTCTTAAAGCTGTCACCTGAAAAGTGGTATTTTATGAtgtcataaaatacaaaagaataaTTGTGACAGTTCTCAGCTGTATCAACTTCTAATGAATTGCAACAGAGATTCCTTTTCCCACCCTTCACATGATTTGGTGAGTTAGAGAACGAAATTCTTATTTTGTATTCATTACTTTTAACTCATCAATCTTAATGGTTATAACATCCGGTTTACACTGGATTGTGCAAGATTGGAATCAGTCAATCGGATCTTACGGTACATCATGGAGCAACTGATAGATGTATCGTGTAGGTATCCCATAGTAGTAACGTGCCATGGTTGGAAGAAAGCAATAGAATCAATGTCTGTTTCTTTACCTTGCTGGCATTTGTAACCTctagcatgtttttttttcccttccagcgGCTTATCTAAGTCACTCcttatgttttttattttttgctttggaaacctTTTTACCACATTAAAATGTTCTTCACAATGTGGTTGTAATAGTTTTCAGTCTTCAGTGTGCGTGAATTACTGTTCTTACCCGATTCCTTCTCAAAGTAATATTAAATTGAAGTGAATGCAGTTGTTTCAGCTGACTGAAAGCAGAGTGCTCTGCCCACATATCTAATATATACCAAGCATAATGATTCAAATGGAATTTTCACATGTCTCTGAATGCCCAATTCCCATTGAATCCCAAAGGAATTTGGACACAAAACTCCTTCAAACTCCtttgaaaaattacagcttGTTACAattgtttttgcagaaaaagattAGTTACATGCCTTGTGTCATGCATATGTAGGGACAGCTGAATATGTATGCCTACAAATCTTAATTTCCCTGTGCCATTATACAATGGTGTTTTCTACTTACAGTCTGTACTCATGCATGTTGAGTAATGAACTCAGTTAAAGACTTGAGACGTTCTCATCAGTACAGTGAACTACCTGAACATTAAGGAGCAAAGACAAAGTGGACCCTAAGCGTTGGTATGCCCCAAAGAGTTGCTCTGGGAAACCAGCTCTGTGACTACTGCAAAGTTTTAAATGCTCAGTGAAAATAGCTATGTATATATAGTTTTGTTTGAGGGATGTATGCTGTAAGAACATGTGCTTGAGCAACTATAGATGATAATAATAGGAGAAATTTCATATCCCTCATATTTTTGAAGTGGAATACTCCTATCAGCAGCAATATCCAGAGGCAAGCAGTATAAATATTTCCctgttttcccatttctgctgACCACATACTGAAGTTAGTTCTGTTGGTGATAACAGTGGGTAGAAGAGAGGAGACCGCATTTACAATACAGTTGAGAGCATATGAAAGGCTCATAATGCAGTCAGAGACTCTTATTTCCATCCAAAAACTTTCCAGTCTGAATGACAAAGATAAAATGTGGGTCAAAAAGAGTATTTATTTATGGACTGCATACACAATTAAAAGGCAGAGAGATCTTATATCTGTGGTCTGCAGGGAATTTAAGCATAGTCTGAATTCCTGATTACCAGGGTAAGTTCTTCCTTTGATCACAGAATCTGGATGAACAATTGAGGAATACGTTCCCTATAACTCAGTTATTCTTTAGACCTTtgagatatttttctccttgctgcaTATGCAGCAATAAAATTTATGTGGGGTGTACACAAAGCCACCTCTACCTTTTAGTATGTGTATAATCTTCCCCCACGCACATGTGCAAGCATTTCTTAGCAAGATATAAGCATCCCATTATTTAATAGTCTGGCAGGTACTGCTGACCgtaaaacacagaaggaaagtgAGCAATAAAACTGTCTCACTGTTGTACTGCAGTGTGGTGACTGGTTAAGTTTCACAGCAGTGAGCTGAAGTTGCTCAGCTCTGCAgtatatgaataaaaattactaaacTTCTGCAGCCAGTGCACCTAATTTCCTACATCAGATCTTCTTGCATGCATCAGATTATTGGTATTATATTTGCTTATTAAGGGTGATAGTCAAGGATTTATGCATATGTGGGATAGAATACGAATTGCAGCCTATTGCTCTGGTTTTACGCTAATATAACTTAATTGAAACACTTGCAGAGGTCTGCAGGGGTTTAATCTCTGGCACTACTCCTCCTAGAGAGAAAATGGCTTTGCACCACTCTAACGCATAGATTAAATTGTAAATTATACAGTGTGTTTGAGAGGCTCTCATGGCATATATTAGCTGTGAGAATTCAAGTGTTTTCTTGATACTACTACTAAGGGCAGATGAGaagttgctgctttttctatttgtttgtgCAATTTTTTGAgggaaatagaaatatttcacttcCATTAAAActgctgttgtttgtttgggtttttggttggtttgtttttttttttcattttgagtgtGGGGAGTGAAAAGGGAATTGCTCAAAACTGGAACCCTGCAACTGAGTCACAGGCAGATCTTGTGGTCTTTCACTGctgaataataaaaagatacaaTTTTTCAGGGTTTGGAGTTTTGACAAGCTCCCAGGCTTTTGTCTTACGTTACTACATCTGAACAGCTATAATGTTATGTGTCAGCCATCGCCTTCTATGATTATGAAGTCTAAGATACAGTTACTCCCATAGAGTGGGAGAATCACCTCAACCTGGGAATAgtctctgttttgctgttggTAGCTAGAGCATGATACATGTTTCAGGGAGCCCTGTGCAGGTACTAAGCAATGCCTTCTACCTTTAGGCATTCCATGATCCTTGCAACAGAAGGCAAGGCTTGATTAGATCAGGATCTGTCATACTCAGTCTTCTAAAATTTCTACTATCCTGATGATAAGCTCTTAGTCCTTTCTGTGACTAGTGGTAAAAACTTAAATGGTGAGCTAAATTTAGCTGTTCCAGACATTTTGTTTGTATCTTCTAAGTATTTGCAAACCGTTTACATGAGTAAGTCTTTACTGATTCTTTTCAGTCGGCTTAATCATCATaatcatatttttcttgtttgttaaaTGTACATTCATTAACTCTGTTCACAGTCTTACCCTCTGTCTAATCCTATTCCCAGGGTATATCTTTCCTTTATACTTAATTGATGCCAGTAGCAGTTCGGAGCCTATGTTTTTCTGGAGATCTGGACCTTAAGGACTTTCAGGTTTAGTATTTTCAGCACTTGTATTGTCACTATCTTAGACCCTTTAAAAGCCCTCAGGTTAGTAGAAACTTGCAGCATAAATCTGGCTTTTgtataaaagaaatgtattaCTGAAATAACAACTTCAGAAGCACATAGAATCTATAACTAACCTGTCTCAGTCTGTTTATTCGGCATTGCCAAAAGCTAGTCAGTCATTTGTTTTAGTTACTCCAAAGTCTCAAAGGGCTGTTGTGGCTATTGAGCAGATGGTTGTAAGTGTTACTTTCTAAGTGATTGTCTGCTTCCTGTCTGACAGTCGAAATGGTGAAATGTGCACTTACACTGGCCCCAGTAATTAACCAACAGGGAGTGGGAGATAATTTGGTTTGCCTAGCTCATCCATTGCAATTGGGATGAaattcctgcagcagctggaagaagtgCAGTTTCTAGGCatctacagtaaaaaaaagagataaatctTCAAGGGTCTGCTGATTCTCAAACACGACCATCAGAACTGACTAGAAATGGTATTAACTTTGCTCTTCAAGGACAATAACCTGGCCATTTATTACAAGGTAGGATAAAGCACTTGAGATGGTGCTGTAGAGAATAGCTCTGAGTAGACAGGATTAGGAAAGATGAGGTAGCCAGATATATCCTTTTATCtcccatttttctgcttctcttgaTGGAATCCATAACAGGATGTTTGTGAAGCTATAATAAGCATATTTCAAATACTGAAGCCAAACATGAAAAGTCATGTTTCACCTTTCAATACAGCGCTCTGCACTACAGAATAATGCAGCTGGGCAGCAGTGTAAAAGCTGTTAGTTTGCAGTGAAGAGTTTTACAGCTAGATTCTCACTGCCTCCTGGTTTGTGCCTGATTGCAGATGGGATGACCTTTGGTAAAGCTGAGAGAGCTCTCTGACCTACAGCACATCAGTATAATGGTTGTATGTCCTTCAACAGTGCTCTTTTTCTGGTATACAGGTATCGAAATGATAAAATGGATGGGAACAAGAAATGACAAGAAGACAAGAGATTGTGGCAAAGGGTTCTCAAGTATGTAATTCACTAAACCATCAAACCAGGAGTTTTTGTGCCAGTTTGAGTTGCTATGCTTGCATCAGTTCATGCATTATAAATACAATGAAGATTATCTCTTCCAGTTCCATGCTTTGAACTGGAATTCCTGGAAATTTTCACTTGGTGAAGGATAAAATCACAGGATAAAACAGTTAACCTCTTTGTGTTACTGCACCACATACTGTAACGTTCAGGA
It encodes:
- the NEFL gene encoding neurofilament light polypeptide encodes the protein MSSYGYDPFFPSYKRRYAESPRLHVSAMRSGGGYSSARSAYSSLSAPVSSVSVRRSYAASSASGSLLHSVDSLDLSQVAAISNDLKSIRSQERAQLQDLNDRFACFIERVHELEQQNKVLEAELLVLRQKHAEPSRFRALYEQEIRELRLAAEEATSEKQALQGERESLEETLRGLQARYEEEVLSREDAEARLLEVRKGADEAALARAELEKRVDSLLDELAFLKKVHEEELAELQAQIQYAHLSVEMDVSAKPDLSAALRDIRAQYEKLAARNMQNAEEWFRSRFTVLSESAAKNTDAVRAAKDEVSESRRLLKAKTLEIEATRGMNEALEKQLQELEEKQSADISALQDTINKLENELRTTKSEMARYLKEYQDLLNVKMALDIEIAAYRKLLEGEETRLSFTSVGSITSGYTQTAPTFGRSAYSGLQSSSYLMTTRSFPTYYSSHVQEEQIEIEETIEAAKVAEAKAAPAEEGEEEEKEEGEEEAGGEEAEQEEEGAKEESEEAKEGEEEEGEGEGEETAAEEGEESQEAAEETGEEEKEEKEAAGKEESEVKKKA